From the Gouania willdenowi chromosome 19, fGouWil2.1, whole genome shotgun sequence genome, one window contains:
- the anks3 gene encoding ankyrin repeat and SAM domain-containing protein 3 isoform X1: MSELSDEASECEQLGASLSLWLGDSVVRPEELDVPLDLHTACSIGLYDVVSKCIKRQEVDLDGKNLGGWTPLMYASYIGHDNIANLLLEAGVKVNATTAKGLTPLMLAASCGNESIAYFLLQQGAELELKDSRGWTALFHCTSAGHQQMVKFLLDNNANANIKEPKSGFTPLMEAAASGHEIIVQYLLDHKVKVDERNTKGENARALAMMYGYTKIASLVDSRTPKIKAGRFEDLSSSEDSDSAPRRIRTNRGRAKGVSIHDGPQAIANFRVGGPSKQCEPPAALPGYMTFRNIGEQSEDICNRDVTSPINELDGQSNSSRGDSPFFENDMPTMRSSSSSDSLPPAIALNWEGSVESNEDSDQCKSSSRRVNKSHHSKGKSRHGNNGAAHSSSSHNQIVPPASYTGPKDLAEFLEQIGLVKYLPLLEEQDIDLRIFLTLTENDLKEIGITLFGPKRKMTSAIARWHSNARPPSNALEQAYADQLEAEMQEMAIQLHKRCEELENLQSQVSQEKELRTVMEGCLMEDKMAWKRVHAELVENHRLAQDTNSVVGKARTCSSELLSCFTLERRNSSKGDSGNKAEETWSRTTVVDLIKKLNTYEEELTGNLQIILQNLRRLSSPENFSESWERP; this comes from the exons ATGTCTGAGCTGAGCGACGAGGCCAGTGAGTGTGAGCAGCTGGGGGCCAGCCTCTCCCTGTGGCTGGGGGACTCTGTGGTCCGCCCAGAGGAGCTGGACGTCCCTCTGGACCTGCACACAGCCTGCTCCATCGGACTGTACGATGTGGTGTCAAAGTGCATCAAACG GCAGGAGGTGGACCTGGATGGGAAGAACCTAGGAGGGTGGACCCCGCTCATGTATGCCTCCTACATCGGCCACGACAACATTGCCAACCTGCTGCTGGAGGCCGGTGTGAAAGTGAACGCGACCACAGCCAAAGGTCTCACTCCTCTGATGCTGGCAGCAAGCTGTGGGAACGAAAGCATCGCCTACTTCCTGCTTCAG CAAGGCGCTGAGCTGGAGCTAAAGGACTCCCGAGGCTGGACAGCTTTGTTTCACTGCACCAGCGCCGGCCACCAGCAGATGGTGAAGTTCCTGCTGGACAACAACGCCAACGCCAATATCAA AGAGCCAAAGTCAGGCTTCACCCCCCTGATGGAGGCTGCTGCCTCAGGACATGAAATCATTGTTCAGTACTTGCTGGATCAT AAAGTTAAAGTGGATGAACGTAACACTAAAGGAGAGAATGCTCGAGCTCTGGCCATGATGTATGGTTACACCAAGATTGCCAGCCTTGTTGACTCCCgtactccaaaaataaaagcag GACGCTTTGAAGACCTGAGCTCCTCCGAGGACTCGGACAGTGCACCCCGGCGGATCAGGACGAACCGAGGCCGGGCCAAAGGCGTCAGCATCCACGACGGGCCTCAGGCTATCGCCAACTTCCGAGTAGGAGGCCCCAGCAAACAGTGTG AACCTCCAGCTGCGCTCCCCGGTTACATGACGTTTCGTAACATCGGTGAACAAAGTGAAGACATTTGCAACCGTGATGTGACATCACCCATCAATGAGCTGGATGGCCAAAGTAACAGCAGCAGAG GTGACAGTCCATTCTTTGAAAACGACATGCCGACCatgagaagcagcagcagcagcgacagcCTACCTCCTGCTATCGCCCTCAACTGGGAAGGATCTGTGGAGAGTAACGAG GACTCTGACCAGTGCAAAAGCAGCTCTCGTAGagtaaataaaagtcatcattCAAAAGGCAAGAGTCGGCACGGGAACAACGGCGCAGCTCACTCCAGTAGTTCACATAATCAGATCGTTCCTCCCGCCTCCTACACTGGTCCAAAG GATCTGGCTGAGTTTTTGGAACAGATCGGCCTTGTGAAGTATCTACCTTTGCTTGAAGAGCAAGACATTGACCTGCGGATATTTCTCACCTTGACAGAGAACGACCTGAAAGAAATAGGGATTAC ATTGTTTGGACCCAAGCGAAAGATGACGTCGGCCATAGCGAGGTGGCACAGCAATGCTCGACCACCCAGTAATGCACTGGAGCAGGCGTACGCTGACCAGCTTGAGGCAGAAATGCAAGAGATGGCTATTCAGCTCCACAAG CGATGTGAGGAGCTGGAGAATCTGCAGAGTCAGGTGTCTCAGGAGAAGGAGCTTCGTACAGTGATGGAGGGCTGCCTGATGGAGGATAAAATGGCATGGAAGAGGGTTCACGCTGAGCTGGTGGAGAACCACCGGCTGGCCCAGGATACGAACTCTGTAGTAGGGAAAGCAAGAACCTGTTCCTCTGAGCTGTTGTCCTGTTTCACTTTAGAGAGGAGGAACAGCTCTAAAGGTGACTCGGGTAACAAAG CTGaagagacatggagcaggactACCGTTGTGGATCTGATAAAGAAGTTGAACACTTATGAAGAAGAACTGA CTGGTAATCTTCAGATCATTCTTCAGAATCTGAGGCGACTGAGTTCCCCGGAGAACTTTTCAGAAAGCTGGGAGCGGCCTTAA
- the wdr24 gene encoding GATOR2 complex protein WDR24, with the protein MDKMSRVTTGLSSNAVSGRTMFCHLDAPANAISVCRDATQVVVAGRNIFKIYTLEEEQFVEKLNLRVGRKPSLNFSCADVMWHQGDENLLATAATNGAVVTWNLGKPSRNKQDQLFTEHKRTVNKVCFHPTETYMLLSGSQDGFMKCFDLRKKESVSTFSGQSESVRDVQFSMKDFTFAASFENGNVQLWDIRRPDRYERMFTAHTGPVFCCDWHPDDRGWLATGGRDKMVKVWDMTTNRAKEIYCVQTIASVARVKWRPEKKFHLATCSMMVDHNIYVWDVRRPFIPFATFEEHKDVTTGIVWRNQHDPYCLLSGSKDSTLYQHMFKDATRPVDKANPEGLCFGLQGDLAFAAKESLISSDTNRKPFPGGDRRYPIFFFKKSDPTEQFAHVSSALSVFETNLDCNRMDSFVKTAQLYLLSGKPFAELCDHNAKVARELRRPQVSTTWTMLRIMFSDPANLTTSGLNHSLSKLGSLPLMNSFSMKEIGLGTESRLERSKGESRQDNIHLEPGNSYISNNNEENEETEGSEGQAEYMFGDAELDDDDLYSMEHDNQTEEQEYTLPQEAFQLRHEIMDNPSAPEHLQQDKSDSPHVSGSEAEVTCLTPIESFSLISISQPLYCPDLPASFFCPIVREMLSYYAEKGDVQMAVSVLIVLGDRIRKEIDDLTQEHWYTSYIDLLQRFKLWNVSNEVIKLSTCSAITCLNQTSTTLHINCSNCKRPMSNKGWICDRCHQCASVCAVCHHVVKGLFVWCQGCSHGGHLEHMMNWLKSSPHCPAGCGHLCEYT; encoded by the exons ATGGACAAAATGTCACGGGTCACCACAGGCCTCAGCAGCAATGCTGTCAGTGGTCGAACTATGTTCTGCCACTTGGATGCTCCTGCAAATGCCATCAGCGTTTGCCGAGATGCCACGCAGGTGGTCGTAGCGGGGCGTAACATCTTCAAGATATATACACTTGAGGAAGAGCAGTTTGTGGAGAAGCTGAATCTACGCGTCGGACGCAAACCTTCCCTAAACTTCAGCTGCGCTGACGTCATGTGGCACCAGGGGGATGAGAACCTGCTGGCCACAGCTGCCACCAACGGGGCCGTGGTCACGTGGAATCTGGGAAAACCGTCTCGCAACAAGCAGGACCAGCTATTCACGGAGCACAAACGCACCGTCAACAAGGTGTGCTTCCATCCCACTGAGACGTACATGCTGCTGAGCGGCTCACAGGATGGATTCATGAAGTGCTTCGACCTGCGCAAGAAGGAGTCTGTGAGCACATTCTCAG GTCAGTCGGAGAGTGTGAGAGACGTTCAGTTCAGCATGAAGGATTTTACATTTGCTGCCTCGTTTGAAAACGGTAACGTCCAGCTGTGGGACATCAGACGACCGGACCGCTATGAGAGAATGTTTACTGCACACACCGGCCCCGTGTTCTGCTGCGACTGGCACCCCGATGACAG agGTTGGCTGGCCACAGGAGGGAGGGACAAGATGGTGAAGGTTTGGGACATGACCACCAACAGAGCCAAAGAGATCTACTGCGTTCAGACAATTGCTTCGGTTGCCAGAGTGAAATGGCGGCCTGAGAAAAAATTTCATTTGGCCACCTGTTCCATGATGGTGGACCATAACATCTATGTGTGGGACGTTCGCAGACCTTTCATTCCGTTTGCCACCTTCGAAGAACACAAAGACGTGACCACTGGGATTGTTTGGCGAAACCAGCACGACCCTTATTGTCTGCTCTCCGGCTCCAAAGACAGCACCCTCTACCAGCATATGTTTAAGGACGCTACCCGTCCCGTGGACAAGGCCAACCCTGAGGGTCTGTGCTTTGGTCTGCAGGGGGACTTGGCCTTTGCAGCCAAGGAGAGCCTGATCAGCAGCGACACCAACAGAAAACCTTTCCCCGGTGGTGACCGACGTTACCCCATCTTTTTCTTCAAGAAATCCGACCCGACAGAACAGTTCGCTCATGTGTCCAGTGCTCTCAGCGTGTTCGAGACCAACTTGGACTGTAATCGCATGGACTCGTTTGTCAAGACGGCACAACTCTACCTCCTTAGTGGGAAACCATTTGCTGAACTGTGTGATCACAACGCCAAGGTGGCACGGGAGCTCAGGAGACCTCAG gTTTCCACCACATGGACCATGTTGAGAATAATGTTCTCTGACCCAGCAAATCTCACCACATCTGGCCTGAACCACAGCCTTAGTAAACTCGGCTCCTTGCCTTTAATGAACAG tTTCAGTATGAAGGAAATCGGGTTGGGCACAGAGAGCCGTCTAGAGCGCAGTAAAGGTGAGAGCCGACAGGATAACATTCATTTGGAGCCCGGGAACTCATACATCAGCAATAATAATGAAG AGAACGAGGAGACGGAAGGTAGCGAGGGCCAGGCTGAGTACATGTTTGGTGATGCTGAGTTAGACGACGATGACCTCTACTCCATGGagcatgacaaccaaacgg AGGAACAGGAATACACGCTGCCCCAAGAGGCCTTCCAGCTACGCCACGAAATCATGGACAACCCATCTGCCCCAGAACACCTGCAGCAGGACAAGAGTGACTCCCCACACGTCAGCGGGAGTGAGGCAGAAGTCACCTGTCTCACACCCATCGagtctttttctctcatttccaTCTCCCAGCCGCTCTACTGCCCAGATCTCCCCGCTAGCTTCTTTTGCCCCATAGTGCGAGAGATGCTGAGCTACTACGCAGAGAAGGGCGACGTGCAGATGGCCGTGTCTGTACTTATCGTTTTAGGTGATCGGATTCGTAAAGAGATAGACGACCTCACCCAG GAGCACTGGTACACGTCCTACATAGACCTGCTGCAGCGATTTAAGCTATGGAACGTGTCCAACGAAGTAATCAAGCTGAGTACATGCAGCGCCATCACCTGCCTGAACCAGACGTCCACAACGCTGCACATCAATTGCAGCAACTGCAAGAGGCCAATGAGCAACAAGGGCTGGATTTGTGACAG GTGCCACCAATGTGCCAGCGTGTGCGCAGTGTGCCACCATGTGGTGAAGGGCCTGTTCGTGTGGTGTCAGGGCTGCAGTCACGGAGGACATCTGGAGCACATGATGAACTGGCTCAAAAGCAGCCCGCACTGCCCGGCAGGCTGCGGTCACCTGTGTGAGTACACCTGA
- the c19h8orf33 gene encoding UPF0488 protein C8orf33 homolog → MSDRNLLFLDIQPKSGSSTSTEGKAEEPLWTRSNNSFRFNFFSESSPPQVEKPSTNRNKSSATNQISFTGQDSSFAFDFQIPPASAVDDMETTQSTDASNSSKQEQANLIQEANEPPESDAHLKTKKKKKSGKKEPSQHIPAAKSEGHEEPSAEKQLSRQLDWCIEQLERGLMSQKGTPKQKEEASRALKTLRSSKAPLVKKRQVMRAMAGDYRQKMTEEKSKQFKLIQTELSSAQVKPVSESPKKSVFHRKAEVKAQTKAAEESVGKACAKDSELMPQTEEEKPHFVFVPSKEEFHFNFLE, encoded by the exons ATGAGCGACAGAAATCTGCTGTTTTTAG ATATTCAACCCAAATCTGGCAGCTCCACCTCCACTGAAGGCAAGGCTGAGGAGCCTCTCTGGACTCGCAGTAACAACAGTTTCAGGTTTAACTTCTTCTCCGAGAGCTCCCCACCTCAGGTGGAAAAACCTTCAACCAACAGGAATAAATCCTCAGCAACAAACCAGATATCATTTACAGGACAAGACTCTTCATTTGCCTTCGACTTTCAAATTCCTCCTGCATCAGCCGTAGACGACATGGAGACGACCCAGAGCACAGACGCCTCAAATTCTAGCAAACAGGAACAGGCTAACCTTATCCAAGAGGCTAATGAGCCTCCTGAATCAgatgcacatttaaaaacaaagaaaaagaaaaaatctggGAAGAAAGAGCCGTCACAGCATATCCCAGCGGCTAAGAGTGAAGGCCATGAAGAGCCG AGTGCTGAGAAGCAGCTCAGCAGGCAGCTGGACTGGTGCATAGAGCAGCTAGAGAGGGGACTGATGTCCCAGAAAGGAACCCCCAAACAGA AGGAGGAGGCCTCTCGTGCTCTGAAGACTCTGCGTAGCTCCAAAGCTCCGCTAGTCAAGAAGAGGCAGGTAATGAGGGCCATGGCAGGAGACTACAGACAGAAGATGACTGAAGAGAAAAGCAAGCAGTTCAAACTCATTCAGACCG AACTCTCCTCAGCTCAGGTGAAACCTGTGTCAGAGTCGCCAAAGAAGTCAGTTTTCCACCGCAAAGCTGAAGTCAAAGCTCAGACAAAAGCAGCAGAGGAAAGCGTGGGAAAGGCGTGTGCAAAGGACTCAGAGCTGATGCCACAGACCGAAGAGGAGAAAccacactttgtttttgttccatCGAAGGAGGAGTTTCACTTTAACTTCCTTGAATAG
- the anks3 gene encoding ankyrin repeat and SAM domain-containing protein 3 isoform X2, translating to MYASYIGHDNIANLLLEAGVKVNATTAKGLTPLMLAASCGNESIAYFLLQQGAELELKDSRGWTALFHCTSAGHQQMVKFLLDNNANANIKEPKSGFTPLMEAAASGHEIIVQYLLDHKVKVDERNTKGENARALAMMYGYTKIASLVDSRTPKIKAGRFEDLSSSEDSDSAPRRIRTNRGRAKGVSIHDGPQAIANFRVGGPSKQCEPPAALPGYMTFRNIGEQSEDICNRDVTSPINELDGQSNSSRGDSPFFENDMPTMRSSSSSDSLPPAIALNWEGSVESNEDSDQCKSSSRRVNKSHHSKGKSRHGNNGAAHSSSSHNQIVPPASYTGPKDLAEFLEQIGLVKYLPLLEEQDIDLRIFLTLTENDLKEIGITLFGPKRKMTSAIARWHSNARPPSNALEQAYADQLEAEMQEMAIQLHKRCEELENLQSQVSQEKELRTVMEGCLMEDKMAWKRVHAELVENHRLAQDTNSVVGKARTCSSELLSCFTLERRNSSKGDSGNKAEETWSRTTVVDLIKKLNTYEEELTGNLQIILQNLRRLSSPENFSESWERP from the exons ATGTATGCCTCCTACATCGGCCACGACAACATTGCCAACCTGCTGCTGGAGGCCGGTGTGAAAGTGAACGCGACCACAGCCAAAGGTCTCACTCCTCTGATGCTGGCAGCAAGCTGTGGGAACGAAAGCATCGCCTACTTCCTGCTTCAG CAAGGCGCTGAGCTGGAGCTAAAGGACTCCCGAGGCTGGACAGCTTTGTTTCACTGCACCAGCGCCGGCCACCAGCAGATGGTGAAGTTCCTGCTGGACAACAACGCCAACGCCAATATCAA AGAGCCAAAGTCAGGCTTCACCCCCCTGATGGAGGCTGCTGCCTCAGGACATGAAATCATTGTTCAGTACTTGCTGGATCAT AAAGTTAAAGTGGATGAACGTAACACTAAAGGAGAGAATGCTCGAGCTCTGGCCATGATGTATGGTTACACCAAGATTGCCAGCCTTGTTGACTCCCgtactccaaaaataaaagcag GACGCTTTGAAGACCTGAGCTCCTCCGAGGACTCGGACAGTGCACCCCGGCGGATCAGGACGAACCGAGGCCGGGCCAAAGGCGTCAGCATCCACGACGGGCCTCAGGCTATCGCCAACTTCCGAGTAGGAGGCCCCAGCAAACAGTGTG AACCTCCAGCTGCGCTCCCCGGTTACATGACGTTTCGTAACATCGGTGAACAAAGTGAAGACATTTGCAACCGTGATGTGACATCACCCATCAATGAGCTGGATGGCCAAAGTAACAGCAGCAGAG GTGACAGTCCATTCTTTGAAAACGACATGCCGACCatgagaagcagcagcagcagcgacagcCTACCTCCTGCTATCGCCCTCAACTGGGAAGGATCTGTGGAGAGTAACGAG GACTCTGACCAGTGCAAAAGCAGCTCTCGTAGagtaaataaaagtcatcattCAAAAGGCAAGAGTCGGCACGGGAACAACGGCGCAGCTCACTCCAGTAGTTCACATAATCAGATCGTTCCTCCCGCCTCCTACACTGGTCCAAAG GATCTGGCTGAGTTTTTGGAACAGATCGGCCTTGTGAAGTATCTACCTTTGCTTGAAGAGCAAGACATTGACCTGCGGATATTTCTCACCTTGACAGAGAACGACCTGAAAGAAATAGGGATTAC ATTGTTTGGACCCAAGCGAAAGATGACGTCGGCCATAGCGAGGTGGCACAGCAATGCTCGACCACCCAGTAATGCACTGGAGCAGGCGTACGCTGACCAGCTTGAGGCAGAAATGCAAGAGATGGCTATTCAGCTCCACAAG CGATGTGAGGAGCTGGAGAATCTGCAGAGTCAGGTGTCTCAGGAGAAGGAGCTTCGTACAGTGATGGAGGGCTGCCTGATGGAGGATAAAATGGCATGGAAGAGGGTTCACGCTGAGCTGGTGGAGAACCACCGGCTGGCCCAGGATACGAACTCTGTAGTAGGGAAAGCAAGAACCTGTTCCTCTGAGCTGTTGTCCTGTTTCACTTTAGAGAGGAGGAACAGCTCTAAAGGTGACTCGGGTAACAAAG CTGaagagacatggagcaggactACCGTTGTGGATCTGATAAAGAAGTTGAACACTTATGAAGAAGAACTGA CTGGTAATCTTCAGATCATTCTTCAGAATCTGAGGCGACTGAGTTCCCCGGAGAACTTTTCAGAAAGCTGGGAGCGGCCTTAA